Within Plectropomus leopardus isolate mb chromosome 23, YSFRI_Pleo_2.0, whole genome shotgun sequence, the genomic segment tAACATACTAATTTAGGCAGTTGTATTGTTTCATTTCAAACCATATTTGCATAACGcagtaaaactgttttattttttggatagaaaaacactttcttccttttcaaaaaaaaaaaaaagaataatgataAATTTGACAATAGTTTTGACTGCAAAATGAGATGACTgtgatttcagttggactttGAGTAACAAGGCAATCTTTAATCAGCTGTAGTGAAATGTGGGAGCTTTCACTTTATGTTTTAGTgaaagcaggacttttatttcTTAAGATATCTCTCTGAGTGAATATGTAGAGACTCTGGGTCTGTGTCTAGTTTTGTATCCGGATGAGCTcataaatgttgtaaaaatactttaacaTTTACGTCGATCAAATGGCATCTCAATTTTAGATTTGCATCTGATGCAAACAAAGCTGCTGGCCAGTTTTCCAGGCTTGAAtgatcatttctttctttcagtccCAACTTGCAGAGCGCTCTTAGAAATCCCCACAGAATATTTCCCTGCTGCTCACTTTCAGAGGGAAGTAAACCCAAGAGTTGGATTGAACTCCTACTGTGCCGCCAtcacaggaaataaaagaaaaactgggACGTTTTTGGCACAGAGAGCCTGACTCAAAGCTAAATCtggttaaaataagaaaaatgcatgtccGTCATTTCAGCAGAAGATGAATTTTGTTCCAGACTAATAGAGGCAGGATGTGTAGTCCCCATCTCGTTTCAGCACCGTCGGTTGGAGGATGGGTATTTGGTTTTCAGGCCTTCTTTGAAGTTGCGAAACAGAACCCGGTTGTGTTTGTTCTCCTCGTCTTTCTTGGCGTGGAACTCCCCCTGGATCTTGAAGCCGCGGTGCACCACGAAGGCCGAGCTCAGCACAGAGAACCTGTATCCGGCCACATGGAGCTCGCAGGCCTGGAGGGAGACGGAAAAGACGAGACGGAGTGAGAAGGCAGACGTGGAAGTGGGAAGTGATGACGAGACAGATTGTGCAGAGCGCAGAGGAGGTGATAAGAAAGGTGACAGCAAAAGGGACAGAGGGGAAGCGAGGAGGAAGAGATGAAATATGTTTCAGAAATATGGCTTGACAAACATGTAAAGGAAAGGTCAAAGAGACGTAATAAATACGGTAAATGTTTAGTATGGACAGTTTTCATCATAGGATAAGGTCAAGTTCAGTTTAAACCAAAGATGTGCAACAAGACGAGTTGCAACTTGCAACTACGTGCAGTGTGCAGGTCTGCAAAGTTAAAAACCCCGCCAGTTTACGTTTTTgtgtggtcaataagactaaaAGAGCACTATACAAgcacagtccatttaccatttacatcAATTGAATCTTACAGTCATCATCAGCATATATGTAGACATGGGGTTctgatttgttctttttttaaaaaaaaaaaaactaactacGACTTTCAAACATCAGTGTTGAAATTTTACAAACCTGACTGATCCGATTGAAGCCATATTGCTTGAAGTTCTCATCATAGAGGGGCACAGTATGGGGCCCGATGTAGAAAGGCTCCCAGGGGTCAACCCAGGTGAGTGTGTAGGCAACCTCCAGGGTGCCGGTCCCTCTGACGTGGCTGTTGACCCATTGTGAGTAGTTGGTCGGGGCTTGACAGCGAGGACATAGTTCTTCATAAAACGGCCGGACCTCGCCGACCTGGTAGAGCTGAACCAACTCTGTCTTGCTCGCGGGCATCTTCCGGGCGTGGCGTATCTCAAAAGCGGGCAACACAAACACCTCATCGCTGGCTGGCTCGCGCCTCATGATCATGGCCAGGAACTGCTGGTGCAGGTCAGCGCTTGGCATCATGTCGATGTCGATGACCAGGATGTAGGAGGACTCTATGCCATTTCGGGCAACATTACGAAGAAGGTTGTTGGGGTAGGAGACGTTTCCACTGATAGCGTAGTTCTTGTATTTATCCCTGTGAGTCTCCAGTCTGGAGAAGACAGCAGCACAGTCCTCAAGACCTGCAAAATGCTCTCGGTCCTGCTCGGGGAAGCTGGCCATCTCTCCAGAGAGGCAGACCAGGTGGAAGTCCACCAGAGCCTGAATCTGAGGGCAGAAGAAGCTGAGAGCGTAAACCAGAGCCGTGGCAAACTTGACATCTTGTCCATGTGTGAATATGGCCACAGAGAGAGGGTTCTGCCACCTTTCTAAGAGAGATTCAAGGTGATGCAGGTTGTtgatggttgtgtgtgtggccaAAGCCAGCACATTGGAGCTGGGGTCCGATCCCGGCTTTTGGTTTGTGGTGTAATCACTTTTGATCAAATTCTTGTACACACGGTACTGACCGCTGTTGTCAAAGATCCCACCGGTAGACAGCGAGTACCTCAGCCGCTCCTTCCGCGAGTTTTTCTCGGGGTGCCCATTTTTCTTGCCCCCGGAGCCTCCAAAGAGCTCAGAGTATCGGTACCGCTGCTGCTTACCGTGAAACTTGGACAAAAAGGACAGGTAGATGAGCTGCAGCAGCGCCACTATCAGCAGAGCACTCAGCACCACTTTGAAGACGGAGCATTTCTTGGAGAGATGCATTCCAGATAAAACTGCAAACTGGACGATTATTGCACACAAATCGGGTCCAAACACCGGAGCACGGCTGGCTTTTTCTGTCCGAGCGTCCCAGCTAACTACATCGCTATCACGATGCTAACACTGCAATCGATTGGGCTCCAAATGCGACCAATACGCGCACATTTTGTTGCTTAGTGGCATAACTGCTCccgatgtttttttttcccgcaGCACGAATAAAACGTTGGATCAAATCCCGTCTCCGTGATCTCCATCAGAAACACAACACGGTTGTTACCATTCTGCTGCTGCGACGAATCCGGCGCATGTTGATACGTAATCACCGTAATGTCGAGAGTAAACGCGCCACCGAATTTCATGTCGTTGCTATAGCTGTTGGCTGAACAGGTTCTGGTGgtcaaaagagagaaaaaaggtc encodes:
- the b4gat1 gene encoding beta-1,4-glucuronyltransferase 1, with translation MHLSKKCSVFKVVLSALLIVALLQLIYLSFLSKFHGKQQRYRYSELFGGSGGKKNGHPEKNSRKERLRYSLSTGGIFDNSGQYRVYKNLIKSDYTTNQKPGSDPSSNVLALATHTTINNLHHLESLLERWQNPLSVAIFTHGQDVKFATALVYALSFFCPQIQALVDFHLVCLSGEMASFPEQDREHFAGLEDCAAVFSRLETHRDKYKNYAISGNVSYPNNLLRNVARNGIESSYILVIDIDMMPSADLHQQFLAMIMRREPASDEVFVLPAFEIRHARKMPASKTELVQLYQVGEVRPFYEELCPRCQAPTNYSQWVNSHVRGTGTLEVAYTLTWVDPWEPFYIGPHTVPLYDENFKQYGFNRISQACELHVAGYRFSVLSSAFVVHRGFKIQGEFHAKKDEENKHNRVLFRNFKEGLKTKYPSSNRRC